The following proteins are co-located in the Sebaldella sp. S0638 genome:
- a CDS encoding LptF/LptG family permease, whose protein sequence is MKIIDKYIYKALILPSVFGISIFTFILIINVFIDIMEKLFTNDLPLLLVIDYFIYLVPGVLTQTIPMGAFLGVMLTYGNFSETNELIAIESTGTSLFRITRPAIIFGLLLTALGLFMEIEVNPRALNNINIEKRNLFSSKPSSLTEAKVFLSNSDAGFGFYVDEVDNSKAEASKFVLFQKSKNQEYPTIFFAEKAQFEAGYMLLKNVEGFNFDKTGDRKVVARYEEQYLPMSTFFKQEDVEKKSRSEMNLKELKAAYKQSMADGESYEDSVKYMIKYNERIIGPFASVLLCWLGVLLAVSNKRSGKGISFGISLIVIFVYIGLVSYAKIVVQKNHVDPNIAMWMPNFILLVLCLVLSIKKSRSR, encoded by the coding sequence ATGAAAATAATAGATAAATATATATACAAAGCACTTATATTACCTTCAGTATTTGGAATAAGCATATTTACTTTTATACTGATAATTAATGTTTTCATTGATATAATGGAAAAATTATTTACGAATGATCTTCCGCTTTTGCTGGTAATAGATTACTTTATATATCTGGTTCCGGGTGTGCTTACACAGACAATTCCTATGGGAGCCTTTCTCGGGGTAATGCTGACTTATGGAAACTTTTCTGAAACTAATGAGCTTATAGCAATAGAAAGTACCGGAACAAGCCTGTTCAGAATAACAAGACCTGCAATTATATTCGGTCTGCTTCTTACTGCACTGGGACTGTTTATGGAAATAGAAGTTAATCCCAGAGCGTTGAATAATATAAACATAGAGAAGAGAAACCTGTTTTCTTCAAAACCCAGCTCACTTACAGAAGCAAAAGTATTTCTTTCTAATTCTGATGCGGGATTCGGGTTTTATGTAGACGAAGTGGATAACAGCAAAGCAGAGGCAAGTAAATTTGTACTCTTTCAGAAATCAAAAAATCAAGAATATCCTACTATATTTTTTGCAGAGAAAGCCCAGTTTGAAGCAGGGTATATGCTTTTGAAAAATGTGGAAGGATTTAACTTTGATAAAACCGGAGACAGAAAAGTGGTCGCGAGGTATGAAGAACAATATCTTCCCATGAGTACATTTTTTAAGCAGGAAGATGTAGAGAAAAAATCAAGAAGTGAAATGAACCTGAAAGAATTAAAAGCAGCCTATAAACAATCTATGGCAGACGGCGAATCTTATGAAGATTCTGTAAAATACATGATAAAATATAACGAAAGAATAATAGGACCTTTTGCGAGTGTTTTATTATGCTGGCTGGGAGTTCTTCTGGCAGTGTCTAATAAAAGATCGGGGAAAGGTATAAGTTTCGGGATAAGTCTTATAGTCATATTTGTTTATATAGGACTGGTAAGTTATGCCAAAATAGTAGTGCAGAAAAATCATGTAGATCCCAATATAGCTATGTGGATGCCAAATTTTATTTTACTGGTTTTATGTTTGGTATTATCTATTAAAAAGTCAAGGAGCCGATAG
- the alr gene encoding alanine racemase gives MRSWAEINLDNLRHNINILKEIAGDSMLLPAIKANAYGHGIEEIFNVLVSEGIKWVGVATFNEAEKLRKLNKSANILIFGPIETEDMRKAIDMNIAFPLTSMSEIDFLNENNLAPRVHLKVDTGMGRIGFDIDSLDEVKRRTGEGSKINIEGLFSHLSSADSNSEYSKWQIDRFKKVVEKFPEVKYKHILNSFGLMQFSDSKYDIIRPGIILYGGIKKENTFSYDFKPVMTLKARVSFVKKLENNSFISYNRRYEAKAGEKIATVSIGYADGIRRDLTGKGEVIIKDRRCKIAGTICMDQLMVSIPEDLDVQAGDTVEFFGENIHVEEVAELCGTISYEILCGIGQRVTRIYIGEK, from the coding sequence ATGAGAAGTTGGGCTGAAATCAATTTAGATAATTTGAGACATAATATAAACATTCTGAAAGAAATAGCAGGTGACAGTATGCTGTTGCCGGCAATAAAAGCTAATGCATACGGACATGGAATAGAAGAAATATTTAACGTGCTTGTTTCAGAAGGTATAAAATGGGTGGGAGTGGCAACATTTAATGAGGCGGAAAAACTCCGAAAACTTAATAAGTCAGCAAATATATTGATATTCGGTCCGATTGAAACTGAAGATATGAGAAAAGCTATAGATATGAATATAGCTTTTCCGCTAACTTCTATGAGTGAAATAGATTTTCTTAATGAAAATAATCTGGCTCCAAGGGTTCATCTTAAAGTAGATACGGGAATGGGAAGAATAGGATTTGATATAGATTCTCTTGACGAAGTGAAAAGAAGAACAGGCGAGGGCAGTAAAATAAACATAGAAGGATTATTTTCGCATTTGTCTTCTGCTGATTCGAATTCTGAATATTCAAAATGGCAGATTGACAGATTTAAAAAAGTAGTGGAAAAATTTCCGGAAGTGAAATATAAACATATATTGAACAGCTTTGGATTAATGCAGTTTTCTGATTCAAAATATGATATTATAAGACCAGGAATCATTTTATACGGCGGGATAAAAAAGGAAAATACATTTTCATATGACTTCAAACCTGTAATGACTCTTAAAGCCAGAGTTAGTTTTGTAAAAAAATTAGAAAATAATTCATTTATAAGCTATAATAGAAGATATGAAGCTAAGGCGGGAGAAAAAATAGCTACAGTTTCTATAGGATATGCAGATGGTATAAGACGTGACCTTACAGGAAAAGGTGAAGTTATCATAAAAGACAGAAGATGTAAGATAGCAGGGACAATATGCATGGATCAGCTTATGGTAAGTATACCGGAAGATCTTGATGTACAGGCTGGCGATACAGTGGAATTTTTTGGGGAAAATATTCATGTGGAAGAAGTAGCAGAGCTATGCGGGACTATCTCGTATGAAATTTTGTGTGGAATTGGTCAAAGAGTAACCAGAATTTATATAGGAGAGAAATAA
- a CDS encoding CvpA family protein, whose product MIIDIAFLIILALFFLLGYKKGFIFEFFGIFITLLSFYLSNMLYPFISAFFTEDNGTYLDNVKIFAGITAAIFVILFIILNLFKRFLKLIKLKRLDNILGGFLGLLKGSFLVFIIFIILLLVSKTDKKIRTAMKESISVNIISTYLYSYSDLFPDFIKDTLAEYKQNNDEKKFRNDILKELENNDEKPKVENENNR is encoded by the coding sequence ATGATAATTGATATAGCTTTTTTAATTATATTGGCACTTTTTTTTCTTTTGGGATACAAAAAAGGATTTATTTTTGAATTTTTTGGAATATTTATAACATTACTGTCATTTTATCTTTCAAATATGTTATACCCTTTTATTTCCGCTTTTTTTACTGAGGATAACGGGACATATTTGGATAATGTAAAGATTTTTGCAGGAATTACCGCTGCAATTTTTGTAATATTATTTATTATACTGAATTTATTCAAAAGATTTTTGAAATTAATAAAGTTAAAAAGGTTGGATAATATACTGGGAGGTTTTTTGGGGTTACTAAAAGGAAGCTTTTTGGTATTTATAATTTTTATAATACTTTTATTGGTTTCAAAAACTGATAAAAAAATCAGAACAGCAATGAAAGAGAGTATTTCAGTCAATATAATATCAACATATCTATATAGTTATTCAGATTTATTCCCTGATTTTATAAAAGATACACTTGCAGAGTACAAACAGAATAATGATGAAAAAAAATTTAGAAATGATATATTGAAAGAACTTGAAAATAACGACGAGAAACCGAAGGTGGAAAATGAAAATAATAGATAA